TATTATATCACAATAAATTGCGATTGTCAAAAAATATATTGAATATTTTTAAAAAAATTCCGATATTTTTTTAGTTTAAAACAGTAAGATTAGGCTAACAAATTTTAGGGACGAATAAAAAATGAGCAAAAATAAGGCGGGATACAACATTTTGTGCAAAGTGAACAACAATTTTTAAAGTTGACGCGTAAAAAAGATATGACATATACACTTGACAAGAAAGGTTAGTTTTGATAAACTAACTAATGGTTAGAAAGTGCTAACCAAAAACTATATTCTTGGGGTTAGTTTTTATTTATACGAATGCTAACCAGAACGGAGGTAAATTTATGATGCCTTTAACACTGGTAGATGTTGATGAAGACAACATAATTAAAAAGATTGGCGGAAAGCCGGAAGTAAAAAAACATCTTGAAAATCTTGGGTTTGTTGTTGGAGGACACGTCAAGATAATCAGTAAACTTGGCGGAAACGTAATTGTAAATGTAAAAGAAACCAGAGTTGCAATCAGCAACGAACTGGCACAAAAAATTATGATTTAATTAAAGGGAGGTACAGCGCAAATGAAAACACTTAAACAGGCAGCAATCGGCGATACTGTAAAGGTAGTCAAATTGCACGGTGAAGGTGCGGTAAAACGCAGAATTATGGATATGGGTATCACAAGAGGTGCTGAAGTGCATATTCGTAAGGTTGCACCGCTTGGTGATCCGATTGAGGTCACAGTAAGAGGTTATGAGCTTTCATTAAGAAAAGCCGATGCAGAAATGATTGAAGTTGAATAATTTTGGTATATTCATTAATGTACTGAATTAAATTGTGAAAGAGAGGAATTTAAGAATGAATGTAAGAATTGCCCTTGCGGGTAACCCGAACTGCGGTAAGACAACACTATTTA
Above is a window of Hominilimicola fabiformis DNA encoding:
- a CDS encoding FeoA family protein — its product is MKTLKQAAIGDTVKVVKLHGEGAVKRRIMDMGITRGAEVHIRKVAPLGDPIEVTVRGYELSLRKADAEMIEVE
- a CDS encoding FeoA family protein; the encoded protein is MMPLTLVDVDEDNIIKKIGGKPEVKKHLENLGFVVGGHVKIISKLGGNVIVNVKETRVAISNELAQKIMI